The Ornithinimicrobium sufpigmenti genome includes the window GTGTCCGCCCCCGAGGGTTTCGCCAAGCCCGAGGCCAAGGGCCGGCTGGTCTGGCGTGACCGCGACCACGTCTACCTCACCACCGCCGACGACCCCACCGGCGCGACCCGGTCCGGCTACCCGCGCACGGTGCGCCTCTGGCGCCGTGGCACGCCGCTCGCGGACGCGGCCGTGGTGCACACCATTCCCGAGGAGGACCTCGGGCTCTTCGTCGGCCACGACCAGCGCAGCGGCCGGACCGTGCTGCACCGCGGGCTGGCCTTCTACCGTGGCCAGACCCTGGTCCTGGACGACGCGAGCGAGCAGATCGAGGACGGGCAGGGCGAGGACGGCCAGGGCGAGGACAGCCAGGGCGAGGACAGCCAGGGTGGGGACGGTCGGGGCTCAGCCGCTCAGGGCGAGTCCCCAACGGGGCGGCCGGGGACAGTCCGGGCCCTCGACCTCCCCGTGACGGCGGAGGTCGACGTCCACCGCGACCACGTCGCCGTGCGGCTGCGGCACCCGTGGTCGCCGACGTCGGCGTCCTCGCCGTCCTCGCCGACGTCGTCGTCCCCCTCCCCCGACGGTCCCGAGCACCCAGCCGGCAGCCTGCTCGTCGCGCCGCTGTCCGCAGTGCTCGAGGACCCGGCGACGGCGGGATGGACCGCGGTGTTCACCCCGGACGACCGCTCCGCGCTGGTCGACCTCACCTGGACCAAGGACCGGCTGGTGACGACCGAGCTGGTGGACGTGCGGCATACCGTGCGCGTCCACGAGCGGGAGCCGGACGGCACCGGCTGGGTGAGCCGTGACCTGACCGAACTGCTCGACGTGGGCCTGCGCACGGTGAGCGTCTCGGCGGTCGACGACGACGAGAACGACGACCTGTGGCTGGTCACGACCGGCTTCCTCGACCCGATGACACTGTCCGTCGCCCGGCTCACCGACGGCGACAGCAACACTGTCGACGTCGAGACCCTGAAGGCGGCGCCGGCGCGGTTCGAGGCCGAGGGCCTGGTGGTCACCCAGCAGTGGGCCGTCTCGGCCGACGGCACCCGCGTCCCCTACTGGCAGGTCGGGCCGGCCGACCTGCCGATGGACGGCTCCACCCCCACCGCGGTCCATGGCTACGGCGGTTTCGAGCAGGCCCTGACCCCTGCCTACGACCCGATCGTCGGCCGTTCCTGGCTCGCGCACCGGCACGTCCACGTGGTCGCCGGCATCCGCGGAGGCGGTGAGTTCGGGCCGCGGTGGCACCAGGCTGCGCTGCAGGAGGAGCGGCACCGGGCCTATGAGGACTTCGTCGCCGTGGCACGCGACCTGGTCGCCCGGGGCGTGACCTCGGTGGCCCGCCTGGGCTGCACCGGCCGGTCCAACGGTGGCCTGCTGGTCGGCAACATGATCACCGGCTACCCCGAGGACTTCGCGGCCGTCGTCTGCCAGGTGCCGCTGCTGGACATGCAGCGCTACCACCTGCTGCTCGCCGGGGCCTCGTGGATGGCCGAGTACGGCGACCCGGACGACCCCGAGCAGTGGGCCTCCCTGCAGACCTTCTCCCCCTACCAGCGCTTCGACCCCGACCGCCCCACGCCGGCGGTCTACCTGGCCACCTCCACGCGCGACGACCGCGTGCACCCGGGGCATGCCCGCAAGATGGCGGCGCTGCTGACCGAGCACGACCGGGACGTCACCTACTGGGAGAACACCGAGGGCGGCCACGGCGGCGCCTCGACCCCCGAGCAGTGGGCCACCTGGCACGCGCTGGCCTGGGCGTTCCTGCACCACCGGCTGACCTGACGGCACCAGCGGTCACGCCAGCCCCACCTGCAGCCCACTGGTCATGCGTGAGCCGGGAAGAACCGGCTCACGCATGACGAGGCGGCTCAGGGTGTGCTCAGGGTGTGGCTGCTGCGAGCGGTGCAGCTAGAGCAGGACGGTGGCGAAGGTGCCGGTCTGCTCCATACCGACCCGCCGGTAGGTGGCGACCGCGCGCTCGTTGAAGTCGTTGACGTAGAGGGTCACCACCGGCGCGACGTGGGCGATGGTGTGCTCGACCACGGCCGCCATCGCCGGGGCCGCCAGCCCCTCTCCCCGCCGGTCCGGGTGCACCCAGACGCCCTGCACCTGGGCCACGCCGAGGGCGACGGAGCCGAGGTCGGCCTTGAAGACGACCTGGCCGTCCTCGACGCGGACGAGGGAGTGGCCCTGCTCGACCAGGGCGGCCACGCCTCGGCGGTATGCCGTGCCGTTGCCGCGGTAAGGGGGGTAGCCGATCTCCTCGGTGAACATCGCTGCCGCCGCGGGCACCAGCAGGTCCAGGTCGTCCATCGTCGCCACCCGCACGGCCGGGTCCACGGGCATGCCCGCCGTCGAGGGCGGGATCCTGGTGGTCATCACCAGCTGCCTGGCCCGCACCTCCCGCGGCTGGCCCCAGTGCCGCTCGAGCCGGCCCCACAGGTCCAGCACCTGGTCGGCCGGGCCGAAGACCGAGCTGGCGGTCGCCCGGCGCTTGACCACCTTGGCCGCCAGCGCCCCCATCGCCTTGGGGCTCGCCTGGACCGGCACCACGTTGGCCGAGCACCACACCAGCGCCTGGTCCTCCCCGGAGGTGTAGGCGAAGAGCGGGCCGCGGGTGCCGACCAGACCGGACTCCAGGATCCGCGCGGCCACGAAGACGTTGTTGACGGGGTCCTGCGCACAGATCTCCAGGGCGCGCTCGACGTCTGCCGGCCCGTAGGCCCGCACCGGACCCAGGCTGCGCAGCATGTGCCCAGCCTGCCGCACCCCCCGCACCGCGGCCACACCGGGACGCCCCACCAGCGCAGGCTCTGGGGTGGCGCCGCCGACAGCCCCTGCTCTCGCGCGTCAGCCGTGCATGCACAAGGATGTGGGCAGCGAGAGGAAGGGGTGGCCATGCAGCCACGCGCGCTGACCGGCCGCAGCCGGGACGAGGCCCTGCGCATCCTGCGGGAGAGCGCGGCGGGCGGCGAGCCGGTCGACGTGCTCGTCGTCGGCGGCGGGGTGACCGGCGCGGGGGTCGCGCTCGACGCCACGACGCGGGGCCTGACCACCGTGCTGGTCGAGGCGGAGGACTGGGGCGCGGGCACCTCGCAGTGGTCCACCAAGCTGGTGCACGGGGGCTTGCGCTACCTGCAGATGCTCGACTTCAAGCTGGTGCACGAGGCGCTGACCGAGCGCGGCCTGCTGCTCAACACGCTGGCCCCGCACCTGGTCAAGCCGATGCCCTTTCTCATCCCGCTGGAACACCGGCTGTGGCAGCGCGCCTACTACGGGGCCGGTGTCACCCTCTACGACGTGCTGGCCAACCTCATGCCGGGCCGGCGGGCCCTGCCCATCCACCAGCACCGCACCCGCGCGGGGCTGCAGCGCGAGTTCCCGGCCCTGCGCCACCGCACCGCGATCGGGGCGGTGAAGTACTGGGACGCCACCGTCGACGACGCCCGCCTGGTCGCCACGCTCGTGCGCACCGCCCACTCCTACGGTGCCCACCCCGCCAGCCGGACCCGCGTGACCGAGCTGGTCAAGGACGAGGACGGCCGGGTCGTGGGCGCCCGGCTGCTGGACCGGGAGTCGGGCGAGGAGCTGGAGTGCCGCGCCCGGCACGTCGTGGCCGCCGCCGGCGTCTGGACCGACGACGTCCCGAAGCTCGCGGACGTCGAGGGCGGGCTGCGGGTGCTGGCCTCCAAGGGTGTCCATCTCGTCGTGCCGAGGGAGAAGATCGACGGCTCCAGCGGGCTGTTCCTGCAGACGGAGCGCTCGGTGCTCTTCTTCATCCCCTGGGCCCGGTACTGGATCATCGGCACGACCGACACCCCGTGGGGTCTGGACCGCCGCAACCCCGTGGCCACCGCCGCCGACGTCGACTACCTGCTCGAGCAGGCGAACGCCGTGCTGACCACCCGGCTCACCCGGGACGACCTGGTCGGCTGGTATGCCGGGCTGCGTCCGCTGCTGCAGCCGGGCACCAGGGAGGGGACGGACTCGGCGAAGGTGAGCCGGGAGCACACGGTGGCCAGCCCGGCGCCGGGCCTCACCGTCATCGGCGGCGGCAAGCTGACCACCTACCGCGTCATGGCCAAGGACGCCGTGGACTTCGCGCTGGCCGACGAGCCCGGGGCGCTGGGCAGCATCACCGACCAGATCCCGCTGGTGGGAGCCGTCGGGGAGACGGCGATGCGCCGCCGCATGCCTGCGCTGCGACGCCAGTTCGGCTGGAGCGAGCAGCTGACCGACCACCTGCTGCACCGCTACGGCTCGCTGATCGAGGAGCTGCTCGAGCTCATCGAGGAAGACCCCTCGCTCGCCCGCCCGCTGCAGCACGCCCCGGCCTACCTGCGGGCCGAGATCGCCTACGCCTGCATCAGCGAGGGGGTCCTGCACCTGGAGGACCTGCTCATGCGGCGCACCCGGCTCGTCTACGAGGCACCCGACCAGGGCCGTTCCGCCGTGCCGGAGATCGCCGAGATCGCGGAGCAGTGGCTGGGGTGGGACCACGACCGTCTCGCGCACGAGATCGAGGCCTACACGGGGTGGGTCCGCGGTGTGTGCGCCGCGGCCGA containing:
- a CDS encoding prolyl oligopeptidase family serine peptidase; its protein translation is MSTDVDPWIWLEDVEGDRAMGWVRERSAAAEEALTGHPLYPDLHAGIQDALEAPDRIPLVGQAGEHLYGFWTDAEHPRGVWRRTSWASYRTEEPQWEVLVDVDALAREEDVPWVWQGAQLLRPQMDRALVHLSRGGADAGTTRELDLTTGRWVSAPEGFAKPEAKGRLVWRDRDHVYLTTADDPTGATRSGYPRTVRLWRRGTPLADAAVVHTIPEEDLGLFVGHDQRSGRTVLHRGLAFYRGQTLVLDDASEQIEDGQGEDGQGEDSQGEDSQGGDGRGSAAQGESPTGRPGTVRALDLPVTAEVDVHRDHVAVRLRHPWSPTSASSPSSPTSSSPSPDGPEHPAGSLLVAPLSAVLEDPATAGWTAVFTPDDRSALVDLTWTKDRLVTTELVDVRHTVRVHEREPDGTGWVSRDLTELLDVGLRTVSVSAVDDDENDDLWLVTTGFLDPMTLSVARLTDGDSNTVDVETLKAAPARFEAEGLVVTQQWAVSADGTRVPYWQVGPADLPMDGSTPTAVHGYGGFEQALTPAYDPIVGRSWLAHRHVHVVAGIRGGGEFGPRWHQAALQEERHRAYEDFVAVARDLVARGVTSVARLGCTGRSNGGLLVGNMITGYPEDFAAVVCQVPLLDMQRYHLLLAGASWMAEYGDPDDPEQWASLQTFSPYQRFDPDRPTPAVYLATSTRDDRVHPGHARKMAALLTEHDRDVTYWENTEGGHGGASTPEQWATWHALAWAFLHHRLT
- a CDS encoding DUF4081 domain-containing GNAT family N-acetyltransferase, giving the protein MLRSLGPVRAYGPADVERALEICAQDPVNNVFVAARILESGLVGTRGPLFAYTSGEDQALVWCSANVVPVQASPKAMGALAAKVVKRRATASSVFGPADQVLDLWGRLERHWGQPREVRARQLVMTTRIPPSTAGMPVDPAVRVATMDDLDLLVPAAAAMFTEEIGYPPYRGNGTAYRRGVAALVEQGHSLVRVEDGQVVFKADLGSVALGVAQVQGVWVHPDRRGEGLAAPAMAAVVEHTIAHVAPVVTLYVNDFNERAVATYRRVGMEQTGTFATVLL
- a CDS encoding glycerol-3-phosphate dehydrogenase/oxidase: MQPRALTGRSRDEALRILRESAAGGEPVDVLVVGGGVTGAGVALDATTRGLTTVLVEAEDWGAGTSQWSTKLVHGGLRYLQMLDFKLVHEALTERGLLLNTLAPHLVKPMPFLIPLEHRLWQRAYYGAGVTLYDVLANLMPGRRALPIHQHRTRAGLQREFPALRHRTAIGAVKYWDATVDDARLVATLVRTAHSYGAHPASRTRVTELVKDEDGRVVGARLLDRESGEELECRARHVVAAAGVWTDDVPKLADVEGGLRVLASKGVHLVVPREKIDGSSGLFLQTERSVLFFIPWARYWIIGTTDTPWGLDRRNPVATAADVDYLLEQANAVLTTRLTRDDLVGWYAGLRPLLQPGTREGTDSAKVSREHTVASPAPGLTVIGGGKLTTYRVMAKDAVDFALADEPGALGSITDQIPLVGAVGETAMRRRMPALRRQFGWSEQLTDHLLHRYGSLIEELLELIEEDPSLARPLQHAPAYLRAEIAYACISEGVLHLEDLLMRRTRLVYEAPDQGRSAVPEIAEIAEQWLGWDHDRLAHEIEAYTGWVRGVCAAAEEDTDEAALAAFHAEQGAETTQSRR